The Zalophus californianus isolate mZalCal1 chromosome X, mZalCal1.pri.v2, whole genome shotgun sequence genome window below encodes:
- the LOC113931189 gene encoding LOW QUALITY PROTEIN: NADH dehydrogenase [ubiquinone] iron-sulfur protein 4, mitochondrial-like (The sequence of the model RefSeq protein was modified relative to this genomic sequence to represent the inferred CDS: deleted 1 base in 1 codon): MKQNRVLRQMLWGKRAVAVAAISVSRVPIRSLSTSTWRLAQDQARDTQLITVDEKLDITTLTGVPEEHIKTRKVRIFVPARNNVQSGVNNTRKWKMKFDTRERWENPLMGWASTADPLSNMVLTFSTKEDAAAFAEKNGWSYDIEERKVPKPKSKSYGANFSWNKRTGVSTKYLGTKYISVLDGE; encoded by the exons atgaaacaaaatagggTGCTGAGGCAAATGTTGTGGGGGAAAAGAGCAGTGGCTGTAGCTGCCATTTCCGTTTCCAGGGTTCCTATCAGGTCGTTAAGCACTTCCACATGGAGGCTGGCACAGGACCAAGCTCGGGACACGCAACTCATAACAGTTGATGAAAAATTGGATATCACTACTTTAACTGGTGTTCCAGAAGAGCATATCAAAACTAGAAAAGTCAGGATCTTTGTTCCTGCTCGCAATAACGTGCAGTCTGGAGTAAAtaacacaaggaaatggaagatgAAGTTTGATACCAGGGAGCGATGGGAAAATCCTTTGATGGGTTGGGCATCAACGGCTGATCCCTTGTCCAACATGGTTCTAACCTTCAGTACTAAAGAAGATGCAGCTGcctttgcagaa aaaaatgggtggaGCTATGACATTGAAGAGAGGAAGGTTCCAAAACCCAAGTCCAAGTCTTATGGTGCAAATTTCTCTTGGAACAAAAGAACAGGAGTATCCACAAAATACCTTGGCACTAAATATATCTCTGTGCTTGATGGTGAATAA